The DNA region CAAAGCCCTTGCCCCCCTCGACCTTCTCCTTGCCGATGTAGATGCAGTCTACCGGACAGGCTTTGGCGCACAGGTCGCAGCCGATGCAGGTAGTGAGGTCGAAGCGGTGGAAGCCGCGGTAGCGCGCCGCGACGGGGACGGGGAGCTCTGGGTACTCGAACTGTTCGGTGAACGTCCGCCGGCCGGTTCGGTAGGTCTTCAGCCACACGCCGAGCGTCGTGCCGAGCCCGTCAGCGACGGTCGCGACCGTTTCTGCGATATTTCCGGCCCAGGGCCAGGCCCGTTTCAGGGCAGCGATCATGGCGGACAACGCGCGGTTTGAGCGGCGCCAGGGCGTAGCGGGCGCCCGCCAGGGGGCGCGACCGGTCGACCTAACTCGTTAACTTGGTTGGGATTGTAACACCTGAGGGCAGCGCGGCAATGCGTCTGCCTGGGCTGCCGAGCGGCTCGCGCAAACGCGCTGCTGAGCAAATGGGGGGCCGGAACGACCGTGCGAAGCCCCCCGAACGGACTATTCTTGCTTGACTGCGGACCAGATGCACGTAGAGTGAAGGTAATGGAATGGCTCGCAAAGCCGCGAAGTGCGGTCCGCGTACCGATGCTGGCGCCCAATTGCTTGGAGAGTTTCTTGGTCCGCCTGACGTTGCGAAGGCCCAATTCGCCTGATGGGTGAATCTACTTCGACCGGCAGGAAACGTTCACGAAGGAATCGGCGAGATGTTGGTCCTCTCCCGGAAGAAGAACGAAAGTATTGTCATCAACGACGACATCACCATCGTGGTGGTGGAAATCCGGGGGGACAAGGTCCGCCTAGGAGTCGAGGCGCCCAAGGAAGTGCCCGTGCACCGCAACGAGGTGTACGAAGCCATCCGCCGTGCGCAAACGGCCGATGAATCTCCCGATAGCTGCGTCGGCCCATCCGAAGCCGCAGGCGCCGCCGCCGGAGAGTAGCGCCACGTGCGCTGCCGTCGTCGCTGGTGACCGGCTTCGTCAGACGGCCGCGTGCGTCGGCTGGGCGCGTTCATTTTCTGCCGCTGATTCTGGCTGCTTTTTTCGGTCGGCGCCCCCTTGGGTTGACGCTGACCGTTCGGACGCCTAAAAAACGGCGTCGATTCTGCTAACCGATCAATCGGCCCCATCGTCTAGTGGTCTAGGACTCCGCCCTTTCACGGCGGCAACACGGGTTCGAACCCCGTTGGGGTCACTTTTTTGCAACCGCCCACGAGCCGGAAGCGTCAACGCCCGGAGGATACCGCGATCCTCCGGCGCTGACGCTTCCGGCTCGCGTCGTGCTGCGGGTCGGTATTGGCGTTTCTTGCGCTGGGTTTTCGTTCCCTGCGAACCCACTACAGTCCTCGCAGGTCTGGCCAGATTCTATTGCATCCGAGGCGACGGCCCTGTGGGCGAACCGTACGACAGCTTCCTGCTGGTTTCTTTCGGCGGGCCCGAGGGCCCGGCGGACGTCATGCCGTTCCTTGAGAACGTGCTGCGCGGCAAGAACGTGCCGCGCGAGCGGATGCTGGAAGTCGAAGCGCACTACCAGCACTTCGGCGGCGTGAGCCCGATCAACGCCCAGAACCGCACGCTGATCGCTTCGCTGCGGGCCGAGTTCGACGCCGCCGGGGTGGACCTGCCGATCTACTGGGGCAACCGCAACTGGGACCCACTGCTCCCCGACACGCTTCGCCAGATGGCGGCCGACGGGCGCCGGCGGGCTCTGGCGTTCTTCACCAGCGCGTTTAGTTGCTACTCGGGCTGCCGACAGTACCGAGAGAACATCGCGGCGGCGCGGGAAGAAGTAGGCGCCGGGGCGCCCGTCGTTGAGAAGCTGCGGATGTGCTTCAATCACCCCGGCTTTATCGAGCCAAACGCCCAAAACGTGCGTACCTGCTTGGAACAGGTCCCGCCCGAACGCCGAGGCGAGGCGCTGGTGCTCTTCACGGCGCACAGCATCCCGCTTTCGATGGCGGAGAACTGCCGCTACGAGGCACAGCTCAACGAGGCGTCGCGCCTGGTAGCCGAGGGCGCCGGCGCCCCACGCTGGCGACTGGTCTACCAGAGCCGGAGCGGGCCCCCCCACCAACCGTGGCTGGAGCCAGACGTGTGCGATTTCCTGCGCGAAGAGCACGCCCGGGGGGGGCTCAACGACGTTGTGATCCTGCCTATCGGCTTCGTGTCGGACCACATGGAGGTGATGTTCGACCTAGACACCGAGGCGCGCGACCTCTGCGAGGAGCTGGGCGTCAACATGCTGCGGGCGCCGACCGTCGGAACGCACCCGAGGTTTGTCTCGATGATCCGCGAGCTGGTCACCGAACGGATCGCAGGCGACGAAAAGCCCGCGCTGGGCGCATTCGGGCCGAGCCACGACGTCTGCCCGGCCGACTGCTGCTTGTACACGCCGCGCCGGCCGTAGGCCGGCGGCTAGGGGTCTGCTAGTTGACCGGTTCGCGGATGTACTTGACGCTTGGTTTACCGGAGCCCGGCATCGGCAGGCCGACCAAGAAATCGGTTGCGTAGAAGAGCCGGTCCTTGGGGCGTTCGGGGATGCGGAAGTTGTCCCCCTTCTGCATGATGGTCCGCGCCAACGGCATCTCGCCGAACGCCCTCGTCCCGGCGCTCTCCGCGGGGAACCAGGCGCCCTCCCCCTCCTCGTCTTCGAGATAGAACTCCGCGTAGCAGTGGTCTTGCACCCACACCGCCCGCGCCGGCACGCCCGCGGCGCGGCACAACGCGATGAACACCGCGCTGCGGCCGAAGCAATCGGCCTGGCCGTCGCGCAGCGTTTCGAGCGCGCTCTTATCCACCCCTTCGGCGTATTCGATTTTTTCCAGCATGGCGTCGTAGAACGCCTCGACGCGTTGCCAGTCGCTCGCCTCGTCGGTGAGCCCCGCGAGCAACTCGCGCGACCACGAGCGGAACTTTGAGTCGCGCGACTGAATAAAGGGGCTCACGGTGACGTACTTCCGCAGGTCGCGGGGGGTCGATCGTGGGATCTTCAGCCCGGCGGTTACCGCGTCGGACGGGGGCAAGATGGGGCGCGTGACCACCTCGAACGTCACAACCGCCGTGGCGGTGGCGCCGTCCGCGAGGCGGGGCACCGTGATCAGCATCTGCCGTGCCCCCCCCTGCAGGTCGCGGTAGGAGACCGACTCTACGTCGGGAGAGAACTCTTCTTTCACGATCCGCACGCTCTGCTCGGGGCACTCGAGCGGCACCGCCACCATGGCGCGGATCGCCCGGCAGGCGCCGCGAGACGCGGTGATCTCGGCGCCAACCCGGAAGCGGCCCGCACGCGGCTCGCCGTACTGCACGGCGCTGGCCCCGGCGTCGGCCTCGGCGAGTTGCGCCGGCGCGTCGCGCGCGACAAGCGTTACCAAAAGCGCAAAGAACAACAATCGCAGCGATGCACGGAACAGGGGACGGCTCCTCGACAAGGCGCGTCGAACGGAAGCTCTCCGGCGGCTTCCCTTCCCCAATTGTACCTTGCCAGCGGGGCGCACGAAAAAACCCCACCCGGCTGCTTCAGGACGAAGCCGGGTGGGGTCACGGTTTGCCGTGGCCCGCGTGGTGCGGTAGGCGGTACGCCACGGCCTTGGAAAATTGCGGGGCGACCGCGGTGCTGGGAGGAACACCGCGGCCACACCCGCACCGGACTGGACTGCTATTAACTCCCTGCTGGGCCGGGATAAACCGGGGTCGGCTCCATCACGCCGCCGGTCGCCGGGGCGCCCCCCGACCAACCAGAGTCGTAGGTGCCGCTATCCATCGGATAGCTCTGGAACCCGGACGAACTGCCATAAGCGGCGCCATAGGCGCAACCCGGATCGTAGCCGCAACCCGCGTCGTACACGACCGATGGTGCGGGCGCCGCACACTGCGGTGCGGCGACGTACTGCTGCGCCGGCGCCGCGGTTGGGCCGCAATAAGCGCCCCGACCGACCCGGTCTCGCAATCGGCGGCAACAGCCGCAACCTACTAAACTCGTCACTACCATGGTTAGGAGCATCAACATCGCTACGCGTCTCATTACGACACCTCAGGGGTTGGCGGCCGTTGCGGCCACCCGGCGCTGAACGTTTCTTTACGCTCTACGCCCAGGCGGGCATGGGGAGGGTCGAACCAAGCTCCCGATTCATCTGGGGCTCGTTCCGTATGGGGGAGGGCTCGCGGCCCGGCGTCGTCGCGTCGGGCCAAGCAACTCTACCCCACGCCCTGTGATGTGCAAACGCAACCGCCGTTTTTTTGCAACATCATCACGGCGCGACTGTTTCCTGCGTGCTACGTTAGTGGAGAGAGATGCTGCGCCTCGGCCGGCGTCCCCCCCACCCGCACAGTCGCACCCGCCCCGCCCTCCCGCCGCGGTTATGCCGAACCACCCCGCCTGGCGACTCGCTCTCTGCGCTCTGCTCTGCGTCGCGCCCTGTGCGCTGGCGCGTGCACAGGGCGCAGCGAGCGTCCCATGCGCGGTCGATGATGAGGTGCTGATACTCGACCTGCGTCAGATCGGCTGCTCAACCGACCCGGGACGCGCCGCTTCGCATGCCCGTGTCCTCCGCCGCGACGCGTCTGGCAGGTTCTGCGGGACGACGCTGGATGCGCTTGTCGCCGGCAGCGACCCCGGCGTGCCGACGGTGCTGTACACCCACGGCAACCGCGTTGAACCGAACGAGGTGGCGCCGTTCGGCATGCGGGTCTACCGCCGCCTCACCGCGTGCCGACGCAACGGCCAGCCCATCCGTTACGTCATGGTGTCGTGGAACTCCGATCAGGAGCGCGGCCTGCTCAACGACATCCGGACCAAGGCCTCGCGGACCGACAGCGTCGCCTGGCAGCTCGCGTGGGTGATCGATCAGCTCCCGCCAGAAACGCCGCTCGGGCTGATGGGCTACAGCTTTGGCGCACGCATCTCTACGGGCGCCGCGCACCTGCTGGCCGGCGGGTCGCTGGGGGGAGTCCGGCTCGACTCGCAGACGGGCTGTGCGAAACGCCCCATCGAGTCGGTGCTGGTTGCCGCGGCAATCGACAAGTGCTGGCTCGGCCCCGGGCAGCGTCAGGGGCTCGCGATGCAGCAGATCGATCACCTGCTGGTCTCCATGAACCAGCGTGATCCGGCGATGCGGTTCTATCCCTACCTCTACCGCTCGTACAACCCAGAGTCGATCGGCTACTCCGGCCCGACGTGCCTGTCTGCCGACTACGCCAGCCGCATGCAGAAGTGCGACCTCACGTCCAGCGTCGGCACGACGCACGACCTCGACCGCTACCTCCAGTCGCCTGGGTTCGCCTGGCAGGCGTGGCGCCGTCTCTCGTTCGAGCAGCGGCCCGACGCCATCGCGTCGCGCCCCATTGCCGAAGGCTTCGCCGGCGCCGTTCAATAGGTTCTGACGCGGGGCGCGCCTCTTTCGCGCCGCGCAGACCCCTAAGGACCGGCCCCAAGAATGCCCCGCTACGCCTACCTCAACGGTCAGTGGATCGACGACGCCCGGCTCTCGATCCCGGTTGGGGACCCCGGGTTCGCCCTCGGCGTGACGGTGACCGAACGCCTCCGCACGTTTGCGGGCCGGCCCTACCGCGCCGATGAGCACTTGGCGCGGCTTGCGGGGTCGCTAGAGATCATCGGCCTGCCGGCCGAACCTTTGGCCGGCGAGCTCCGTCCCGTGATCGACCAGTACATGACGCGCAACGCGGCGCTGCTCGCCCCCGGCGACGACTGGGCG from Pirellulimonas nuda includes:
- a CDS encoding 4Fe-4S binding protein produces the protein MIAALKRAWPWAGNIAETVATVADGLGTTLGVWLKTYRTGRRTFTEQFEYPELPVPVAARYRGFHRFDLTTCIGCDLCAKACPVDCIYIGKEKVEGGKGFVVTGYAIDYSKCMFCALCVEPCPVDCIFMGATHDLSCYSRDGCIVDFARLPLDVAWGRATLNPTAVAESKVIVEPVHGGPNQPS
- the csrA gene encoding carbon storage regulator CsrA — protein: MLVLSRKKNESIVINDDITIVVVEIRGDKVRLGVEAPKEVPVHRNEVYEAIRRAQTADESPDSCVGPSEAAGAAAGE
- a CDS encoding ferrochelatase; translated protein: MGEPYDSFLLVSFGGPEGPADVMPFLENVLRGKNVPRERMLEVEAHYQHFGGVSPINAQNRTLIASLRAEFDAAGVDLPIYWGNRNWDPLLPDTLRQMAADGRRRALAFFTSAFSCYSGCRQYRENIAAAREEVGAGAPVVEKLRMCFNHPGFIEPNAQNVRTCLEQVPPERRGEALVLFTAHSIPLSMAENCRYEAQLNEASRLVAEGAGAPRWRLVYQSRSGPPHQPWLEPDVCDFLREEHARGGLNDVVILPIGFVSDHMEVMFDLDTEARDLCEELGVNMLRAPTVGTHPRFVSMIRELVTERIAGDEKPALGAFGPSHDVCPADCCLYTPRRP
- a CDS encoding transglutaminase-like domain-containing protein → MFFALLVTLVARDAPAQLAEADAGASAVQYGEPRAGRFRVGAEITASRGACRAIRAMVAVPLECPEQSVRIVKEEFSPDVESVSYRDLQGGARQMLITVPRLADGATATAVVTFEVVTRPILPPSDAVTAGLKIPRSTPRDLRKYVTVSPFIQSRDSKFRSWSRELLAGLTDEASDWQRVEAFYDAMLEKIEYAEGVDKSALETLRDGQADCFGRSAVFIALCRAAGVPARAVWVQDHCYAEFYLEDEEGEGAWFPAESAGTRAFGEMPLARTIMQKGDNFRIPERPKDRLFYATDFLVGLPMPGSGKPSVKYIREPVN